In Porites lutea chromosome 8, jaPorLute2.1, whole genome shotgun sequence, the genomic stretch TGCGTGTTTGTAGGATCTAATTTTTAAAATCGCTCCTTGACAATCACCAACCTCGTCCTGGAAACAAGAGTTGAGGCATCTTGGCCTGTTCTATCGGCTTTTCGTCTTTGTGATGGGACTGGTGCATTAACTAGTGGAAATTTCGAGAGTCTTTCACATTGCCTGAAGCgctttcacgttgtttgatcagtctgAGAAATTTCATCTTCACAGTCGTAGGTGTGATTGTTTTTTCCCACTGGAAATTATAATTGCAATTCATTTCTTGTCCTCAAGGGCGTACTCCACGTGGGCCAACTAAAAGAGTTATCTATTTGCGCCCTTTAGATCATCTTCGCATCTTAAAAATGCGCTGCTATACACGACTTTCATAATGGCGGACCGCTCGGGCGGAATGGTAACTACTAACATCACAGCGAGGCTAGTTAGGCCAGAAAGGTCATCAACATGGCAACTGCTTCGACAACACGCGTCGCAGTTCTTACCGAAGAGAATATCCCTGGTGCTTCTTTGCATGGACGAAAACCATCTGAACTTAAAAATGATGAGTTGAAGTTCTGGTTACAGTGTAGAGGTGATCGGGCAAAGGGACTTAAGACGAAAGCGGAGCTTGTGAAAAGGTAAGGAGTCGGTTTGTTTACGATGCAATCGGTTTTTTTGCTTCTATTCTTTTCTcgacaaaatttattttttcaattcctTCGCTTAACATGTAACTCTATTTTCAGAGTTGAAGAGTATATTACCTCTGGAAGAGACAAAACCATCGTCGATCCTGAGCCGACCAGATTATATACCAAGAGAAAACAGCAGATCGCAGATTCATTGAATACAGATCCGGTCGCCAAGGTCGATGTTGTGAATTACCCAGAAAGTGGATGGGGTAGTTCGCTGGAAAAAATGCCGATGTTTACCCGAGCAGAAATGAACGAACATATTGCAAGATCGGGTAAGAACATTGGAAATATTCATCACCATTCTGTGCCAACAACACTTCGCAAAGCAAAGACGTTTATTGAAGATGAATATCTTCACGAAATCATGGCAACCTGTGATGAACACTGCTTTTATTTCAAAGCAAAATGCTGCCACAGTTACAGCAAAAACGACCCGCCGCATCAGCTAAAATTAGCCTTGTGTATTGTTAAGGGTGACGTTTTCAATTCCACTTGTACCTGTGTGGCTGGAAAAGTGGGATTTTGTAATCACACATCGGCGCTAATGCTGAAACTTTGCAAATTCAGTCTATATGAAGCTAAAACTACAAGGGACTTACAAAAAGACGCAGACGAGAATCCGCAAGTAGCATGTACTTCCCAGCTTCAATCCTGGAACAAGAAAGGTGGAGGCGAAAATATAGTAGCTCAACCAGTCATGGAGGTTGtggtaaaaaaggcaaaactGGATGAACCAAGCACCTCACGTTGTGGCGGTGGTGTGAAATGCTCATTGTATGAAGCCAGAAGACAACCACAACATGATCTGGAAAGAGAGAAGGCTTTTAAATCTGAACTTTCAGGAATTGATCCAAACTTGGGTTTTGCTCatatgaacaaagaaaaaaacctagCTTTTGAACTGAGTGATACCAAATTTGGCAAAAGTCCTGTTGGGTCGTTCTTGAGTTATCAAACTTCCTTCACAGAATCGAATTTCTCTGCTCAAGCGAATCTAGCCTCAGTTCAGAGAGTAAATGATGTTGCCCTGGACCTCACTCATTATCCTCGCTTTCCTATGACAAATGAGGAGGACATGACCACACCTCGAAAGCTCTCAGATTCTGAGAAGAACTTGCTGTCTACTCTAAATGTGGATGAAGACAAAATCCATGAAATCGAAAGCAAAACAAGGGATCAACCAGCATCTGAAATGTGGAAGCAAGAACGCACCTATCGATTTACTGCCTCTAACTTCCAAGCGATTACCAAGAGGAAAAGGAATCATGATACCTATGCACAGTCCATCATGCACCCAAAGCCATTTTCCTCGAAATATGGTGCCCATGGCATTAAGTATGAACCCATCGCTCTTCAAGAGTATCAGAAATTCATGTTCAACCAGAAAACACCAGTAGCTGTTTTAAGGAGTGGATTTGTCGTATCAAAAAGTTGTCCAGTACTAGGTGCCTCGCCTGATGCAAAAATTGTGGATAAAGGATGTGTACATTGCTTTGGTTTGGGAGAGGTAAAGTGTCCCTACACCAAGTTCCATGTAACACCCTTGGATGCATGCTCTGATCCCAatttttttatggagaaaataaaTGACAAAGAGTGCAGACTGAAAAGGGATCACGCATACTATGCACAAGTGCAAGGACAAATGGGGATAACTGGAAGCAAGTGGTGTGATTTCATTGTTTATACCAGCAAGGGACTGTACGTGGAGAGGATAGCCTTTGATCCTGACTACTGGAGAAACTTACAAACTGAACTTTTAACTTACTATTTTTTACACTTCATTAAGTTTGCTGCTGAGGACTATCAGGAAAATGCAGTAGATAATTAGCTATTCAATGCCCTTTGATTGTATATATTGTAggcttttcaacttttttggTGGCAATTCAGTAATTAATTTACTTATGTCTTGTTACAGTATCACTACTCCAAACAAGATCACCCAAGAAAAAGCTTTCCAAATTGTCCAATAGTATTAGAGTGCGAAAGCAATACAAATGGTTCCAATTTATTACTTTTGAAGCACACAACTtgcataaaattattatttgtgGGAAATCTGTTGTTGGCACTGCAGGATTTCATTCGAGTATTTCCACTGGCAGAATTTGGTTGGGTGGTCTTAGTTGGAGTAGCTGCACTGTAACTGGGAGGAGATTGATTCTCCACACCCTTGTGCCAATACACAAGTTATTCTTACTTTTGTCCATGTGCTTGTTCCTTTTTATGAGAGACTATTTTAGATTTAAAGACAGTTCCCTTGCTTAATGGTGTACATATTTGTGCAGTACAGGGAATTGTAGTGTTGATCATAGGACACAAATTGTTgtcaacaaaaataacttttacACTGTCTGTAGATGTAAGTCACATgttatttgatattttttaatgaaaaatgtaaTAAGAAGCATGCATGGCACCACAATGTTAtttcttttgaataaaaaaaactgaggaAATATTTATATCGACTGCCAATAGCAGGGAAACTGTCTGGTTTGATTTTTGAGCTGATATACACAGGAATAAAATGTCACACAATTTTAAATTGGATCACATCTTTTTTCTTATGTGAGTGGAGACCGGTAGGAGTAATAGCCACTTTACAAactgaacaacaacaataacaaaatattatcaccCCCTGTGTATTCGGTTGTCTACACATGTACATAATTTTGGACCACTTAAAGCTAATGTTATAGTGATATTCAAAGAATAGTTCTTGTCCCAGTTTATTCAAATAGAAATAATGTTTGGTTGAGCATTACATAAGATTGCACAGACTGCCCACATTTGATTGACAACCCCAAACTGATGGAGGGGCACAACTCCATCCCAAATGTGAAAATTCTTGATTTTGTTTATGGCACGCTCAACATGAATTCGTAGGCTTGCAATTTCCTGAGTGCGAACAACATCTTGTGCTGGCATTTGATTTGAGCTGCCAAGAAAGGGAGGAATGTTCAAGGAAACTCCTTAAGGTAACAAGTCCTCGATTGTAAATCCTTTGTCTGCTATGACTGAGTCTCCATCTTGCAATGGGAAATCCAACAATCCACTTCTGACAACAATCTCTCTGTCAGAGATGCTGCCAGTATACAGCTGGCTGATGAAGGTTATTGCAGCGCCAGGAGAAATGCCAATTAATCCCTTCAGGGTTGTGTGGTGTTTATAATTGCTAAACAGCTCCCCATTTAAATGTAAACTActgggcatttgacacctcatctCTGTACAGTCCATAATAACTCTTGTAGAACTATATTTTTGCTTGAAATCTTCAGGCATTGTCTCATTAATTACTTGCCTTGTTGGCCAAATGTTTAGTTGGCCTAGCATCAAATACATGAAATTTATCCAGCTGATAAAAATCCGACTAACTGTTGAAGTGGATATGTCAAACAGATGACTTAAGTGCTCCTCAGGAATGCCTTGTCTGAGTCTACACATCACAAGGAAATATTCGTCAATAGGCCTCAATGACCTACTTCTGCCTTTCTTGCTTCCATTAGCTGCCAACTCCTCATAAACGCTGGCAGATACATTTTTCCTTGAAGACAACCAGTATGTGATGTTTTCACCCATATCACCAGGATTCAGGTATCTAAAAACAGACATAAATACCTTCCAGTTTGGAAATCCAGTATAAAAATGGATTGACGCATCACTGCTTTGAAATCTTTCAATAGTGAAAACTTGGTTTTGCAAAGATTCAATATGTCGCTTAGCTCTTTCAAGATTGGATTCAAGGTCCACTATTTGTTGTGTCAGCGAGGTCTCAGTGCCTTCCTTTGGTTCTGTGGTTTGAGTCTCCGCAtccattttcaagttttcagaCAGGATGCTTTCCACAGTTTTCCTTTCTTCTATGCGATTTTCCCCTTCATCTACGCAGTTTTCTGGCTCGTCATTAGTTCCGgtttcttcaaaaagatttcggCTTGTTTCATCGATGCTTTCGCGTACTGCTGGCGCTTTACGTTTCCGGGGAGAGGTGCGAGTCCACGCAAACTTCGAAGGAACAGCATTCCCTCGCAGCTCCGTTCTGCCAGCGAGGGTCTTTACAAAATCATATTCCGGCCTAAAATGTCTCGAACAGACCTTGGTTGCCTTCGTGATCCCAAAATGTTTTCCTTCCTCTCTTCTGATGGCGTGAAGCCACTGTTTACGGCGACCGACATGATCAGGAAACTTGAAGAACGAGACTTTCCTGCCATCCTCCTTGCGAC encodes the following:
- the LOC140945135 gene encoding uncharacterized protein, encoding MATASTTRVAVLTEENIPGASLHGRKPSELKNDELKFWLQCRGDRAKGLKTKAELVKRVEEYITSGRDKTIVDPEPTRLYTKRKQQIADSLNTDPVAKVDVVNYPESGWGSSLEKMPMFTRAEMNEHIARSGKNIGNIHHHSVPTTLRKAKTFIEDEYLHEIMATCDEHCFYFKAKCCHSYSKNDPPHQLKLALCIVKGDVFNSTCTCVAGKVGFCNHTSALMLKLCKFSLYEAKTTRDLQKDADENPQVACTSQLQSWNKKGGGENIVAQPVMEVVVKKAKLDEPSTSRCGGGVKCSLYEARRQPQHDLEREKAFKSELSGIDPNLGFAHMNKEKNLAFELSDTKFGKSPVGSFLSYQTSFTESNFSAQANLASVQRVNDVALDLTHYPRFPMTNEEDMTTPRKLSDSEKNLLSTLNVDEDKIHEIESKTRDQPASEMWKQERTYRFTASNFQAITKRKRNHDTYAQSIMHPKPFSSKYGAHGIKYEPIALQEYQKFMFNQKTPVAVLRSGFVVSKSCPVLGASPDAKIVDKGCVHCFGLGEVKCPYTKFHVTPLDACSDPNFFMEKINDKECRLKRDHAYYAQVQGQMGITGSKWCDFIVYTSKGLYVERIAFDPDYWRNLQTELLTYYFLHFIKFAAEDYQENAVDN